A region of Chitinophaga horti DNA encodes the following proteins:
- the recN gene encoding DNA repair protein RecN: protein MLHRLIVQNYAIIENLEIDFSGNLNVITGETGAGKSILLGALSLILGERADPGVLFDKNNKCVIEGIFKVKKSQVQHFFDQYELDMEDQLIIRREISAAGKSRAFVNDTPVNLSQLNELSRLLVDLHQQFDTLDLGRSDFQREVVDALAGQPEVLQQYAQLFSKYTSLQKELKDLAAQRDNANKEYDYNKFLLDELEEAAFTENELETLDTELKALSHAEEIKNSLSKVYYQLKEDEQPVLQVLKQMQSSLQALSGFHKEIPAIAERLQSSYVELQDIAGEVERINDQLQYDGKRMEALNERLALGYRLFKKHAVTSTNELIAIHKALSEKLENVLNLDERINWLENEGKQLQAQLQQKAEAISKQRKAQLPAFEQKVNALLGQVGMPNARLKVEMTVVPLNTFGLDHIEFLFDANKSNHFAPIRKVASGGELSRLMLCIKSLVARSVALPTLIFDEIDTGISGEAARQVGVIMKELAGGIQVICITHQPQIAGKADAHYFVYKTEMGGKVTTSVRLLEQEERINKIAQMLGGEKPTAAALENAREMVLN from the coding sequence ATGTTGCACCGACTTATAGTTCAGAACTACGCAATTATCGAGAACCTGGAGATCGACTTCTCCGGCAACCTGAATGTGATTACCGGCGAAACCGGTGCGGGTAAATCTATCCTGCTCGGTGCGCTGTCGCTCATCCTGGGCGAAAGAGCCGATCCCGGCGTGTTGTTCGATAAAAACAACAAGTGTGTGATCGAGGGCATCTTCAAAGTAAAAAAATCGCAGGTACAACACTTCTTCGACCAGTATGAACTGGATATGGAAGATCAGCTGATCATCCGTCGCGAGATCAGTGCGGCCGGCAAATCGCGCGCTTTTGTAAACGATACGCCGGTAAACCTTTCCCAACTGAATGAATTGAGCCGCCTGCTTGTAGACCTGCACCAGCAGTTCGACACACTCGACCTTGGCCGTTCCGACTTCCAGCGCGAAGTAGTGGACGCACTGGCCGGTCAGCCCGAAGTATTGCAGCAATACGCGCAGCTGTTCTCAAAATACACCTCGCTGCAAAAGGAACTGAAAGACCTGGCAGCGCAGCGCGACAATGCGAACAAAGAATACGATTATAACAAGTTCCTGCTGGATGAACTGGAAGAAGCTGCGTTCACTGAAAACGAGCTGGAAACCCTGGACACCGAGCTGAAGGCGTTGAGCCATGCGGAGGAGATCAAAAATTCACTTTCCAAGGTTTACTACCAGCTGAAAGAGGACGAGCAGCCCGTACTACAGGTGCTGAAGCAAATGCAGTCATCCCTGCAGGCCTTGTCTGGCTTTCATAAGGAGATACCCGCCATCGCCGAACGTTTGCAGTCCAGCTACGTGGAGTTGCAGGACATAGCCGGCGAGGTAGAGCGCATCAACGACCAGCTGCAATACGACGGCAAACGTATGGAAGCGTTGAATGAGCGGCTGGCATTGGGTTACAGGCTGTTTAAAAAACATGCCGTCACATCCACCAATGAACTGATTGCTATTCACAAAGCCCTCAGCGAAAAACTGGAAAACGTGTTGAACCTCGACGAGCGTATTAACTGGCTCGAGAACGAGGGCAAACAATTACAGGCCCAGTTACAGCAAAAGGCGGAAGCCATCAGCAAACAACGTAAGGCGCAGCTGCCTGCGTTCGAACAGAAGGTGAACGCCCTGTTAGGACAGGTAGGTATGCCGAATGCCCGCCTGAAAGTAGAAATGACTGTCGTGCCCTTAAACACGTTTGGGTTAGATCATATCGAGTTCCTGTTCGATGCGAACAAAAGCAATCATTTTGCGCCGATCCGTAAGGTGGCTTCAGGTGGTGAGCTCAGCCGGTTGATGCTGTGTATCAAGTCGCTGGTGGCCCGTTCCGTAGCACTGCCCACCCTCATTTTCGATGAGATCGATACCGGTATTTCCGGCGAGGCGGCGCGACAGGTAGGGGTGATCATGAAAGAACTGGCCGGCGGTATACAGGTAATTTGTATCACCCACCAGCCGCAAATCGCCGGTAAGGCGGATGCGCATTACTTCGTTTACAAAACCGAAATGGGCGGTAAAGTGACTACCAGCGTGCGTTTGCTGGAGCAGGAGGAGCGTATTAACAAGATAGCGCAGATGCTCGGCGGCGAAAAGCCTACGGCGGCGGCATTAGAGAACGCACGGGAAATGGTGCTGAACTAG
- a CDS encoding enoyl-ACP reductase FabI translates to MAHNLLQGKKGIIFGALDANSIAWKIAERCVEQGAQIVLTNAPIAMRMGEIKKLAEACNAPIIPADVTSNDDINNLITKSMEHFGGKIDFILHSVGMSMNIRKGRNYMDLDYDFNHKTNDISATSLHRLLQTCYKLDALNEWGSVVALTYIAAQRVFPDYGEMADAKSLLESIARSFGYHYGKKNKVRVNTISQSPTRTTAGSGVKGFDGFISYAEKMSPLGNATADQCADYAVTLFSDLTKMVTMQNLFHDGGFSFTGVSAEVIEQMEK, encoded by the coding sequence ATGGCTCATAACTTATTACAAGGAAAAAAAGGTATCATCTTCGGCGCGCTGGACGCAAATTCCATTGCATGGAAAATTGCTGAGCGCTGTGTAGAACAGGGCGCGCAGATTGTGCTGACCAATGCTCCTATTGCCATGCGGATGGGTGAGATCAAGAAACTGGCTGAAGCCTGCAACGCGCCGATCATCCCGGCCGACGTGACCAGCAACGACGATATCAACAATCTCATCACCAAATCCATGGAGCATTTCGGCGGTAAGATCGATTTTATCCTTCACTCTGTAGGTATGAGCATGAACATCCGTAAAGGTCGCAACTACATGGACCTGGATTATGACTTCAACCACAAAACGAACGATATTTCTGCTACTTCCCTGCACCGTTTACTGCAAACCTGCTACAAGCTGGACGCACTGAACGAGTGGGGTTCTGTAGTGGCGCTTACTTACATCGCAGCGCAGCGTGTATTCCCTGACTATGGTGAAATGGCGGATGCTAAATCCCTGCTGGAGTCTATCGCCCGCAGCTTTGGCTACCACTATGGTAAGAAAAACAAAGTTCGCGTTAACACTATTTCACAGTCTCCAACCCGCACCACTGCTGGTAGCGGCGTAAAAGGCTTTGATGGTTTTATCTCTTACGCAGAAAAAATGAGCCCGCTGGGTAACGCTACTGCCGACCAGTGTGCAGATTATGCGGTTACCTTGTTCTCTGACCTGACCAAAATGGTAACGATGCAGAACCTGTTCCATGATGGTGGTTTCTCCTTCACCGGTGTATCCGCTGAGGTGATCGAGCAGATGGAAAAATAA
- a CDS encoding DUF2795 domain-containing protein encodes MYWTLELASYLEDAPWPATKDELIDYAIRSGAPIEVIENLQELEDEGEIYEGIEDIWSDYPSQDDFFFNEDEY; translated from the coding sequence ATGTACTGGACTCTCGAATTAGCATCTTACCTGGAGGACGCTCCATGGCCCGCTACTAAGGACGAACTTATTGACTACGCCATCCGTTCCGGTGCACCAATCGAAGTGATCGAGAATTTGCAGGAACTGGAGGACGAAGGGGAAATTTACGAAGGCATAGAAGACATCTGGTCCGACTATCCCTCACAGGACGACTTCTTCTTTAACGAAGACGAATATTAA
- a CDS encoding ABC transporter ATP-binding protein, translating to MLTARNLTKNYSNLQVLKGVDVTVNKGEIVTIVGSSGAGKSTLLHLLGTLDTPTSGEVFLHQENITRLKGKALADFRNRHIGFIFQFHHLLPEFSAIENVCIPGYIRGHKKAEVKERAIFLLETLGLKDRLDHRPNQLSGGEQQRVAVARALINNPEVVMADEPTGNLDSHNARELHQLFFSLRDQFGQTFIIVTHNEELAPLSDRQLVMKDGRIV from the coding sequence ATGCTTACTGCTCGCAATCTGACCAAAAATTATTCCAACTTACAGGTGCTGAAAGGCGTTGACGTAACCGTCAATAAAGGAGAAATCGTGACTATTGTAGGCTCTTCGGGGGCGGGCAAAAGCACTTTATTACACTTACTGGGTACATTGGATACTCCTACTTCCGGTGAGGTATTCCTGCACCAGGAGAACATTACCCGCCTGAAGGGCAAAGCCCTGGCAGACTTCCGCAACCGTCACATAGGTTTTATTTTTCAGTTTCACCATTTACTTCCCGAGTTCTCGGCGATCGAGAACGTGTGCATTCCCGGGTATATAAGGGGCCATAAGAAGGCCGAAGTAAAAGAGCGGGCCATTTTCCTGCTGGAGACTTTGGGACTCAAGGATCGCCTGGATCACCGCCCTAACCAGCTTTCAGGTGGAGAGCAGCAGCGTGTGGCTGTAGCCAGGGCGTTGATCAACAACCCTGAGGTGGTGATGGCTGATGAACCTACCGGCAATCTGGACTCACATAACGCCCGCGAACTGCACCAGTTGTTTTTCAGCCTGCGCGACCAGTTCGGGCAAACATTCATCATCGTTACCCATAATGAAGAACTTGCTCCTCTAAGTGACCGGCAGCTGGTGATGAAGGATGGGAGGATCGTATAA
- the rfbD gene encoding dTDP-4-dehydrorhamnose reductase, with protein sequence MKKILVTGANGQLGKSLRGLASQYAGFEFLFADRETLDIADQDAVNRYFAEHQPDACINCAAYTAVDKAESDEDNAFAQNFLAVLYLSEACLQHNSQLLHISTDYVFDGANNRPYRETDETGPRTVYGSSKLKGEAAALDLNPKSIVVRTSWVYAKEGVNFVNKIKQLMQDKPALTVVVDQTGTPTYAPDLAAALLSILTKVFEAPGTDFGGVYHYSNQGVTSWFDFAVAIRDISGASCNISPVTSEQYPAPAPRPAYSVLNKEKIRTTFGLEIPYWRDSLEECLKS encoded by the coding sequence ATGAAAAAGATACTTGTTACCGGGGCTAACGGCCAGTTAGGGAAGTCATTGAGGGGCCTCGCATCACAATATGCCGGGTTCGAGTTCCTGTTTGCAGACCGCGAAACGCTGGATATTGCGGACCAGGACGCCGTTAACCGCTACTTTGCGGAACACCAGCCAGATGCCTGCATCAACTGCGCCGCCTACACGGCCGTTGACAAAGCCGAAAGCGACGAAGACAATGCATTCGCCCAGAACTTCCTGGCGGTGCTGTACCTCTCCGAAGCCTGCCTGCAACACAATTCGCAGCTGCTGCACATTTCCACCGATTACGTATTCGATGGCGCTAACAACCGTCCCTACCGCGAAACCGACGAAACCGGGCCACGCACCGTATACGGCAGCTCCAAACTGAAAGGCGAAGCCGCCGCGCTGGACCTGAACCCGAAATCGATCGTGGTGCGCACTTCCTGGGTGTATGCTAAAGAGGGCGTTAACTTCGTCAACAAGATCAAACAGCTGATGCAGGACAAACCAGCGCTCACCGTAGTGGTAGACCAAACTGGTACGCCTACTTATGCGCCCGACCTGGCCGCTGCCCTGCTCTCCATCCTCACAAAAGTGTTCGAAGCGCCGGGAACGGACTTCGGCGGTGTATATCACTATAGCAATCAAGGCGTAACCAGCTGGTTCGACTTCGCCGTAGCGATCCGCGATATCAGCGGCGCCAGCTGCAACATCTCTCCGGTTACCTCCGAACAATACCCTGCTCCTGCCCCAAGGCCGGCGTACAGTGTGTTAAACAAAGAGAAGATCCGTACTACTTTCGGATTGGAAATCCCGTACTGGAGGGATAGCCTGGAGGAATGCCTGAAAAGCTAA
- the rfbC gene encoding dTDP-4-dehydrorhamnose 3,5-epimerase gives MPFTETGLPGLLVFEPKVFADSRGYFFESYNANTFAECGTEYKFVQDNQARSTYGVLRGLHYQQEPYAQTKLVRALEGRILDVVVDIRKGSPTYGKSFAIELSAENKKQLLVPKGFAHGYSVLSETAEVMYKCDNFYHKASEGGIIYNDPALNIDWGFDLKDAVVSDKDLVLPTLANCVHNFVYQP, from the coding sequence ATGCCTTTTACGGAAACAGGATTACCCGGACTGCTGGTGTTTGAACCCAAAGTGTTTGCCGACAGCAGGGGATATTTCTTCGAAAGCTATAATGCCAACACCTTTGCGGAGTGTGGCACCGAGTACAAATTTGTACAGGACAACCAGGCCCGCTCCACTTACGGTGTATTACGTGGCCTGCACTACCAGCAGGAGCCGTACGCACAAACGAAACTCGTTCGCGCGCTGGAAGGCCGCATTCTCGATGTGGTAGTAGACATCCGCAAGGGGTCGCCCACCTACGGCAAATCGTTCGCTATCGAACTGAGTGCGGAAAATAAAAAGCAGCTGCTCGTACCGAAGGGCTTTGCGCACGGCTACTCTGTTCTCAGTGAAACCGCTGAAGTGATGTACAAATGCGACAACTTTTACCACAAAGCCTCCGAAGGCGGCATCATCTACAACGATCCTGCGCTTAACATCGACTGGGGCTTCGACCTGAAAGACGCCGTGGTATCTGACAAAGACCTGGTGCTGCCTACCCTGGCCAATTGCGTTCATAATTTTGTTTACCAGCCATAA
- the rfbB gene encoding dTDP-glucose 4,6-dehydratase has protein sequence MKRKILVTGAAGFIGSHVVRLFVNKYPDYQLVNLDALTYAGNLENLNDIKDKPNYVFEKGDITDETFIDELFTKYQFDGVIHLAAESHVDRSILDPLAFIKTNVLGTAVLLNTARKHWKDNMEGKLFYHVSTDEVYGSLGAEGFFTEETAYDPRSPYSASKASSDHFVKAYYHTYHLPVVLSNCSNNYGSNHFPEKLIPLAIHNIKNNKPVPVYGKGENIRDWLFVEDHARAIDTIFHNGRIGETYNIGGFNEWKNIDLIELLCKVMDKKLGRPEGTSAKLITFVKDRAGHDMRYAIDATKLNRELGWSPSLQFEEGLEKTVDWYLANEEWLNNVTSGSYQQYYETQYQKR, from the coding sequence ATGAAAAGGAAAATACTGGTTACGGGTGCAGCCGGATTTATCGGCTCCCACGTTGTTAGACTCTTCGTTAATAAATACCCTGATTACCAGCTGGTAAATCTCGACGCCCTCACCTATGCAGGCAATCTCGAAAACCTGAACGATATCAAGGATAAACCGAATTATGTTTTTGAAAAAGGAGACATTACGGATGAAACCTTTATCGATGAACTGTTTACCAAATACCAGTTCGATGGCGTGATCCACCTGGCTGCTGAAAGCCATGTAGACCGATCCATCCTCGATCCGCTGGCCTTCATTAAAACCAACGTTTTGGGTACGGCCGTACTGCTCAACACCGCCCGAAAGCACTGGAAAGATAACATGGAAGGCAAACTGTTTTATCATGTATCTACCGACGAAGTATACGGTTCCCTCGGCGCAGAAGGCTTCTTCACAGAGGAAACCGCGTATGATCCACGCTCGCCGTACTCCGCCTCCAAAGCCAGCTCCGACCACTTTGTAAAAGCATATTATCATACTTACCACTTACCGGTGGTATTGTCGAACTGCTCCAACAACTACGGCTCTAATCACTTCCCCGAGAAGCTGATCCCGCTGGCGATCCACAACATCAAAAACAATAAGCCCGTACCTGTATATGGTAAAGGCGAAAACATACGCGACTGGCTGTTCGTAGAAGATCATGCCCGCGCGATCGATACCATCTTCCACAACGGCCGTATCGGCGAAACCTACAACATTGGTGGTTTTAACGAGTGGAAAAATATCGACCTGATTGAACTGCTCTGCAAAGTGATGGATAAAAAGCTGGGCCGCCCCGAAGGCACGTCAGCAAAACTCATCACCTTTGTAAAAGACCGCGCCGGCCACGATATGCGTTACGCGATCGACGCTACCAAACTGAATAGGGAACTGGGCTGGAGCCCTTCCTTACAGTTTGAAGAAGGCCTGGAGAAAACCGTAGACTGGTACCTGGCAAATGAAGAATGGCTGAACAACGTAACCAGCGGTTCCTATCAACAATATTACGAAACACAATATCAGAAACGATAA
- a CDS encoding UDP-glucuronic acid decarboxylase family protein, which produces MSDKKRILITGAAGFLGSHLCDRFIKEGYHVIGMDNLITGNIKNIEHLFKLKEFEYYHHDVSKFVHVPGELDYILHFASPASPIDYLKMPIQTLKVGSLGTHNLLGLAKAKKARMLIASTSEVYGDPNVHPQPEEYWGNVNPIGPRGVYDEAKRFQEAITMAYHNFHGLETRIIRIFNTYGPRMRLDDGRALPAFMSQALTGQDLTVFGDGSQTRSFCYVDDLVEGIYRLLLSDYHLPVNIGNPSEITLKQFAEEIIALTGTSQKIVYHPLPKDDPKQRQPDITKAKEILGWEPKVDRKEGLKITYEYFKQALGK; this is translated from the coding sequence ATGAGCGATAAAAAAAGAATACTGATTACCGGCGCCGCCGGCTTCCTCGGATCGCACCTGTGCGACCGCTTCATAAAAGAGGGATACCATGTAATTGGCATGGACAACCTGATTACCGGTAACATCAAAAACATCGAACACCTTTTTAAACTGAAGGAATTCGAATATTACCACCACGATGTTTCCAAATTCGTGCACGTGCCCGGAGAACTGGATTACATCCTGCACTTCGCCTCACCGGCCAGCCCGATCGATTACCTGAAAATGCCTATCCAGACGTTGAAGGTAGGTTCATTGGGTACGCACAACCTGCTGGGCCTAGCGAAAGCGAAAAAAGCGCGTATGCTCATCGCTTCTACTTCAGAAGTATATGGCGACCCTAACGTACATCCGCAACCGGAAGAGTACTGGGGTAACGTAAACCCAATCGGCCCCCGTGGCGTATACGACGAGGCAAAACGCTTCCAGGAAGCCATTACCATGGCTTACCATAACTTCCATGGCCTGGAAACGCGCATCATCCGCATCTTTAATACTTATGGTCCGCGTATGCGACTCGATGACGGCCGTGCACTGCCGGCGTTCATGAGCCAGGCCCTTACCGGCCAGGACCTCACCGTGTTTGGCGATGGTTCTCAAACCCGTTCTTTCTGTTATGTAGACGACCTGGTAGAAGGTATTTACCGCCTGCTGCTCAGCGACTACCATCTCCCGGTGAACATCGGCAACCCGTCCGAAATCACCCTGAAACAGTTCGCGGAAGAAATCATAGCACTCACCGGCACTTCTCAGAAAATAGTATATCATCCGCTGCCGAAAGACGATCCAAAACAACGTCAGCCGGACATTACCAAAGCAAAGGAAATACTGGGCTGGGAACCGAAAGTAGATCGTAAAGAGGGGCTGAAGATCACTTATGAATATTTCAAACAAGCCCTTGGCAAATAA
- a CDS encoding UDP-glucose dehydrogenase family protein: MKITVVGTGYVGLVSGTCFAETGNNVTCVDIDVNKVKKLSNGEVTIYEPGLEKLFERNLKEGRLHFTTDLEEGIADAKVIFLALPTPPGEDGSADLSYILGVADKLGKILKDYKVIVDKSTVPVGTAEKVTAAIAKHAKVEFDVVSNPEFLREGVAVEDFMKPDRVVIGTSSERARKIMGDLYAPYVRQGNPVIYMDEKSAELTKYAANSFLATKISFMNEIAILCEKLGADVDMVRRGIGSDDRIGKRFLFPGIGYGGSCFPKDVQALVKSSEEVAYDFRILNAVMDVNEKQKLFLMPKIFNYFNNDLKGKHFALWGLAFKPNTDDIREAPALYLIDELTKAGATVSVFDPEAMNNVKGVVGDKVTYAEHQYECLDNADALIIATEWSVFRTPDFDQISGTLKNKVIFDGRNLFEVSRMKELGFHYESVGRLAAK, encoded by the coding sequence ATGAAAATTACAGTAGTAGGCACCGGCTACGTAGGATTGGTATCCGGAACCTGTTTTGCCGAAACAGGTAACAACGTCACTTGTGTAGACATCGACGTAAACAAAGTAAAAAAGCTCTCCAACGGCGAAGTAACTATTTACGAACCCGGACTGGAGAAATTGTTCGAGCGTAACCTGAAAGAAGGCCGCCTCCACTTCACCACCGACCTGGAAGAAGGTATTGCAGACGCCAAAGTGATTTTCCTGGCACTGCCTACGCCTCCCGGTGAAGACGGCTCCGCCGACCTTTCCTACATCCTGGGAGTTGCCGATAAACTTGGTAAAATCCTGAAAGATTACAAGGTGATCGTGGACAAGAGCACCGTACCAGTAGGTACTGCCGAAAAAGTAACTGCTGCTATCGCTAAACACGCGAAAGTGGAGTTTGATGTCGTGTCTAACCCCGAGTTCCTGCGCGAAGGTGTAGCGGTGGAAGACTTCATGAAACCCGACCGCGTAGTGATCGGTACTTCTTCCGAACGCGCCCGCAAAATCATGGGCGACCTGTACGCTCCGTATGTACGTCAGGGTAATCCGGTTATTTATATGGATGAGAAATCAGCCGAACTGACCAAGTACGCTGCTAACTCTTTCCTCGCCACTAAGATCTCTTTCATGAACGAGATCGCCATCCTTTGCGAAAAGCTGGGTGCTGATGTGGATATGGTACGCCGCGGCATTGGGAGCGACGATCGTATCGGCAAACGCTTCCTGTTCCCCGGTATCGGTTACGGCGGCAGCTGTTTCCCGAAAGACGTACAGGCACTGGTGAAATCATCTGAAGAAGTGGCCTACGACTTCCGCATCCTCAACGCGGTAATGGACGTGAATGAGAAACAAAAGCTGTTCCTCATGCCGAAGATCTTCAACTACTTTAATAACGACCTGAAAGGTAAACACTTCGCGCTGTGGGGACTGGCCTTTAAGCCTAACACCGACGATATCCGCGAAGCGCCAGCCTTGTACCTCATCGACGAACTGACCAAAGCCGGTGCTACCGTTAGCGTTTTTGATCCGGAAGCGATGAATAACGTGAAAGGTGTAGTAGGTGATAAAGTGACTTACGCCGAACATCAGTACGAGTGCCTGGATAACGCCGATGCACTGATTATCGCTACCGAATGGAGCGTGTTCAGAACGCCGGATTTTGACCAGATCAGCGGTACGCTTAAAAACAAAGTGATCTTCGACGGCAGGAACCTCTTCGAAGTTTCCCGTATGAAAGAACTCGGTTTCCATTACGAAAGTGTTGGCCGCCTGGCTGCCAAATAA
- a CDS encoding DegT/DnrJ/EryC1/StrS family aminotransferase translates to MVPIQMVDLKRQYAKIKSEVDVAITEVLESSAYINGGPVQQFSQDLQKYLDVKHVIPCANGTDALQIAMMALGLQPGDEVITASFTFIATAEVIALLNLKPVFVDVDPKTYCLDATKLEAAITPKTKAIVPVHLYGHVADMEAIMEVAAKHNIPVIEDNAQAIGADYTYKDGTKKKAGGIGHIGCTSFFPSKNLGCYGDGGAIFTNDDALAAQIRMVANHGQSARYYHDVVGVNSRLDTIQAAVLKIKLPLLDQYITARRAVADAYDKAFADVPQIVTPYRAPYSYHVFHQYTLQLEGADRNKLQTYLQERNVPAMIYYPVPAHRQKMFASFGSSEFDLPVTDTLTGKVISLPIHTEMDEDQLQHIIESVKSFLK, encoded by the coding sequence ATGGTTCCTATTCAGATGGTGGATCTCAAACGCCAGTATGCGAAAATAAAGTCAGAAGTAGATGTTGCGATCACAGAAGTACTGGAAAGTTCCGCATATATCAATGGTGGACCCGTTCAACAATTTTCGCAGGACCTGCAGAAATACCTGGATGTAAAACACGTCATCCCCTGCGCCAACGGCACCGATGCGCTCCAGATAGCCATGATGGCCCTGGGCCTGCAACCGGGCGACGAGGTAATTACCGCTTCCTTTACTTTTATCGCCACTGCTGAAGTAATCGCCCTCCTGAACCTGAAACCAGTGTTCGTGGACGTTGATCCTAAGACTTACTGCCTGGACGCCACGAAGTTGGAAGCGGCCATCACACCTAAAACCAAAGCCATCGTTCCGGTGCACCTGTACGGCCATGTAGCTGATATGGAAGCCATTATGGAAGTGGCCGCGAAACATAACATACCTGTTATTGAAGATAATGCCCAGGCCATTGGTGCCGACTATACCTATAAGGATGGCACTAAGAAGAAAGCGGGCGGTATCGGCCATATTGGCTGCACCTCCTTCTTCCCATCCAAAAACCTGGGTTGCTATGGCGACGGCGGCGCGATCTTTACCAACGACGACGCCCTGGCTGCACAAATCAGGATGGTAGCCAACCACGGTCAGAGTGCCCGTTACTACCACGACGTAGTGGGTGTTAACTCCCGCCTCGACACCATCCAGGCGGCCGTACTGAAAATTAAACTGCCCCTGCTGGACCAGTACATCACCGCCCGCAGGGCAGTCGCCGACGCTTACGATAAAGCTTTTGCCGACGTTCCGCAAATCGTTACACCTTACCGCGCTCCGTACAGCTACCACGTATTTCACCAATACACCCTTCAGCTGGAAGGCGCCGACAGGAACAAACTGCAAACATACCTGCAGGAACGTAACGTGCCAGCCATGATATATTATCCCGTACCTGCACACCGCCAGAAAATGTTCGCTTCTTTCGGAAGTAGTGAGTTTGATTTACCGGTTACAGATACGCTTACAGGCAAGGTAATATCCCTGCCCATTCACACAGAGATGGACGAGGACCAGCTGCAGCACATCATTGAATCAGTTAAATCATTCTTAAAATAG
- a CDS encoding 3-deoxy-D-manno-octulosonic acid transferase has protein sequence MGIGLYRLGVGIASLAGNPKAKKWIAGRKPVWDELATLNGATGVVWVHAASLGEFEQGRPVLEAVRAQYPDKKIVLTFFSPSGYEVRKNYPGADVVCYLPLDTAANARRFVATLQPAAAIFIKYEFWYHYLAELSRSKVPTILISGIFRPNQLFFKPQGSMFRRLLQGMDHLFVQNQESVELLKSIEIQNVTLSGDTRFDRVWHLQQHPTDLPVIARFCGENRNVLVAGSTWEADESMLAEWWLTQNGNGRQLIIAPHEITEGHISKILQQFPGAVKYSEFAAHPQPAEVLIINNVGMLSAMYRYGNIAYVGGGLGKGGIHNLLEPAAYSKPVIIGPNYEKYYEAVQLVELGGAIPVADQASFAATVALLDEPTVYAEKAAIAGRFIRDNQGATGKIMTYLDKKGWLYTLINKTKGNWKSRDLPG, from the coding sequence ATGGGAATCGGGTTGTACCGGTTGGGGGTAGGCATCGCTTCCCTGGCAGGTAATCCGAAAGCGAAGAAGTGGATTGCGGGGCGAAAGCCCGTTTGGGACGAGTTGGCTACGCTGAACGGAGCGACAGGCGTAGTATGGGTACATGCCGCCTCCCTGGGCGAGTTTGAGCAGGGCAGGCCCGTGCTGGAGGCCGTGAGGGCACAATACCCTGACAAAAAGATCGTACTCACTTTCTTTTCCCCTTCGGGATACGAGGTGCGCAAAAACTATCCGGGGGCAGACGTAGTTTGTTATTTACCACTAGATACCGCAGCCAATGCCCGTCGTTTCGTCGCGACCTTGCAGCCAGCAGCTGCCATCTTCATAAAATATGAGTTTTGGTACCATTACCTGGCCGAGCTTTCGCGAAGCAAGGTGCCAACGATACTCATTTCCGGTATTTTCAGGCCTAACCAATTGTTTTTCAAGCCGCAGGGGAGCATGTTCCGTCGCTTATTGCAGGGGATGGACCACCTGTTTGTGCAGAACCAGGAATCGGTAGAGTTGCTTAAAAGCATTGAAATACAAAATGTTACGCTCTCCGGCGATACCCGCTTTGACCGGGTTTGGCACCTACAGCAACATCCGACAGACTTGCCGGTTATCGCCCGGTTTTGCGGTGAGAACAGGAATGTGTTGGTGGCAGGCAGTACCTGGGAGGCTGACGAATCCATGCTAGCAGAATGGTGGTTAACACAAAACGGCAACGGTCGGCAGCTGATCATCGCGCCGCATGAGATTACGGAGGGGCATATCAGTAAAATTTTGCAACAATTCCCCGGGGCGGTTAAGTATTCGGAGTTTGCGGCGCATCCACAGCCGGCAGAGGTATTGATCATAAATAATGTGGGCATGCTGTCGGCGATGTATCGTTACGGGAATATTGCTTACGTAGGCGGCGGCCTGGGCAAAGGGGGCATTCATAATCTCCTGGAGCCGGCGGCTTACAGCAAACCGGTGATCATCGGGCCGAATTATGAGAAATACTATGAGGCGGTGCAGCTTGTGGAGTTAGGTGGGGCTATTCCGGTGGCGGATCAGGCCTCTTTTGCCGCGACAGTCGCCTTGTTGGACGAGCCAACCGTTTACGCCGAAAAGGCTGCCATTGCCGGTCGCTTCATCCGCGATAACCAGGGGGCTACGGGAAAGATCATGACTTACCTGGATAAGAAGGGATGGTTGTATACCCTCATAAACAAGACAAAGGGCAACTGGAAAAGTCGTGACTTACCAGGATGA